A part of Anolis sagrei isolate rAnoSag1 chromosome 3, rAnoSag1.mat, whole genome shotgun sequence genomic DNA contains:
- the CD99 gene encoding CD99 antigen isoform X2, protein MERLALFVSAALLLLATQSRGQDFNLEDALSDVEPTKKPTLPTKHTPPLDDFDLGDAVGGDDSHKPDPPRPQPNPGTHEDSGVLSDADLTDGGLPPADPPAGPGGGRASNPSQGGHGSGSNENAEGSQGMVAGIISSVVVAIAGAVSSFIAYQKKKLCFKQSDQENVNMESQQGAHAEPPVQRTLLQKS, encoded by the exons ATGGAGCGCCTCGCCCTCTTTGTCTCCGCAGCGCTTTTGCTCCTGGCCACCCAGAGCAGAG GACAAGACTTCAACTTGGAAGATGCACTTTCAGATGTTG AGCCAACAAAGAAGCCTACTCTTCCTACCAAACATACACCACCAC TTGATGACTTTGACTTAGGAGATGCCGTGGGTG GGGATGACTCCCACAAACCAGACCCACCAAGGCCTCAGCCAAACCCTGGAACTCATGAAGACTCTGGGG TACTAAGTGATGCAGACTTAACTGACGGCGGACTGCCTCCAGCTGATCCTCCAGCTGGCCCTGGAGGAG GCCGTGCTTCTAATCCCTCTCAAG GTGGACATGGCTCAGGTTCCAATGAAAATGCAGAAG GTTCTCAAGGAATGGTGGCTGGTATTATTAGCTCAGTAGTAGTGGCAATAGCTGGGGCTGTGTCAAGTTTTATAGCTTACCAGAAGAAAAAGCTCTGCTTCAAACAAAGTG ATCAAGAGAATGTCAACATGGAAAGTCAACAAGGAGCACATGCAGAACCACCTG
- the CD99 gene encoding CD99 antigen isoform X1, protein MERLALFVSAALLLLATQSRGQDFNLEDALSDVAEPTKKPTLPTKHTPPLDDFDLGDAVGGDDSHKPDPPRPQPNPGTHEDSGVLSDADLTDGGLPPADPPAGPGGGRASNPSQGGHGSGSNENAEGSQGMVAGIISSVVVAIAGAVSSFIAYQKKKLCFKQSDQENVNMESQQGAHAEPPVQRTLLQKS, encoded by the exons ATGGAGCGCCTCGCCCTCTTTGTCTCCGCAGCGCTTTTGCTCCTGGCCACCCAGAGCAGAG GACAAGACTTCAACTTGGAAGATGCACTTTCAGATGTTG CAGAGCCAACAAAGAAGCCTACTCTTCCTACCAAACATACACCACCAC TTGATGACTTTGACTTAGGAGATGCCGTGGGTG GGGATGACTCCCACAAACCAGACCCACCAAGGCCTCAGCCAAACCCTGGAACTCATGAAGACTCTGGGG TACTAAGTGATGCAGACTTAACTGACGGCGGACTGCCTCCAGCTGATCCTCCAGCTGGCCCTGGAGGAG GCCGTGCTTCTAATCCCTCTCAAG GTGGACATGGCTCAGGTTCCAATGAAAATGCAGAAG GTTCTCAAGGAATGGTGGCTGGTATTATTAGCTCAGTAGTAGTGGCAATAGCTGGGGCTGTGTCAAGTTTTATAGCTTACCAGAAGAAAAAGCTCTGCTTCAAACAAAGTG ATCAAGAGAATGTCAACATGGAAAGTCAACAAGGAGCACATGCAGAACCACCTG
- the CD99 gene encoding CD99 antigen isoform X3, with protein MERLALFVSAALLLLATQSRGQDFNLEDALSDVAEPTKKPTLPTKHTPPLDDFDLGDAVGGDDSHKPDPPRPQPNPGTHEDSGVLSDADLTDGGLPPADPPAGPGGGGHGSGSNENAEGSQGMVAGIISSVVVAIAGAVSSFIAYQKKKLCFKQSDQENVNMESQQGAHAEPPVQRTLLQKS; from the exons ATGGAGCGCCTCGCCCTCTTTGTCTCCGCAGCGCTTTTGCTCCTGGCCACCCAGAGCAGAG GACAAGACTTCAACTTGGAAGATGCACTTTCAGATGTTG CAGAGCCAACAAAGAAGCCTACTCTTCCTACCAAACATACACCACCAC TTGATGACTTTGACTTAGGAGATGCCGTGGGTG GGGATGACTCCCACAAACCAGACCCACCAAGGCCTCAGCCAAACCCTGGAACTCATGAAGACTCTGGGG TACTAAGTGATGCAGACTTAACTGACGGCGGACTGCCTCCAGCTGATCCTCCAGCTGGCCCTGGAGGAG GTGGACATGGCTCAGGTTCCAATGAAAATGCAGAAG GTTCTCAAGGAATGGTGGCTGGTATTATTAGCTCAGTAGTAGTGGCAATAGCTGGGGCTGTGTCAAGTTTTATAGCTTACCAGAAGAAAAAGCTCTGCTTCAAACAAAGTG ATCAAGAGAATGTCAACATGGAAAGTCAACAAGGAGCACATGCAGAACCACCTG